One genomic region from Cyanobium usitatum str. Tous encodes:
- a CDS encoding prepilin-type N-terminal cleavage/methylation domain-containing protein, which produces MASRLQSRFLAQRALFQRLQSTKKGNKLQAGFTLVELLIVIIIIGILAAIALPAFLNQQSRARINGAQSSAMSAARACAAAQVTGDQASATPASTAATTGTCEAAGTLSTFTSGNTSFGTTTAAVATVATSGSAQLTTCAAAPGFTAGTAPICNPVKV; this is translated from the coding sequence ATGGCCTCCCGCCTTCAGAGCAGATTTCTGGCCCAACGCGCCCTGTTCCAGCGCCTGCAAAGCACTAAGAAGGGCAACAAGCTTCAGGCCGGCTTCACGTTGGTTGAGCTGCTGATTGTTATAATTATTATCGGCATTCTGGCTGCCATTGCCCTTCCTGCCTTTCTTAACCAACAAAGTCGAGCCAGAATAAATGGCGCCCAAAGTAGTGCAATGTCAGCAGCACGAGCCTGTGCAGCAGCTCAGGTTACCGGTGACCAAGCTTCCGCAACACCAGCTTCAACAGCTGCAACTACTGGAACTTGTGAAGCCGCGGGCACACTTAGCACCTTTACTTCGGGTAATACTTCATTTGGCACAACAACTGCAGCTGTAGCGACAGTGGCAACCTCTGGATCGGCTCAACTCACCACATGCGCAGCCGCCCCTGGCTTCACTGCCGGCACTGCGCCCATATGCAATCCGGTCAAGGTATGA
- a CDS encoding type II toxin-antitoxin system TacA family antitoxin has product MIDQAAAAEGISRTEFILRSCQARARDVLVDRTLFSLTPEQTTALLADVEDPRAVSQDQASIERLLAIPQPWHAPA; this is encoded by the coding sequence ATGATTGACCAAGCCGCTGCAGCGGAAGGCATCAGCCGCACCGAATTCATCCTGCGCAGCTGCCAGGCGCGGGCGCGGGATGTGCTTGTGGATCGCACGCTGTTTTCCCTGACGCCAGAGCAGACAACGGCCCTGCTGGCTGATGTGGAGGATCCCCGCGCTGTCTCCCAGGATCAGGCCAGCATCGAGCGACTGCTCGCCATACCGCAGCCCTGGCATGCGCCCGCCTGA
- a CDS encoding N-acetylmuramoyl-L-alanine amidase has protein sequence MSATIYLHWTATPYNWVRSGLYHSIIGGDGQVHRLHSYGADLPAHTWRRNTNAVALSCACMGGRPDPWTIPPAKPQLESLCQEAAAVARSWGWSADQISIQRLMTHAEAAANRDGRVMHDNYGPVIWGGTGERWDLLQLEKGGPPTGGEQLRERVRQLLSGEAASGPAPLQFRRAGSIEARGLPLATEIDANGSSWALATALLERYELPFQWDASHRRILVGALDVVPRFQDDAVQASVGWPLFEMTLERSSAPVILRGIVRQNRAWCRVLEFAEELGISLAYDPFRLLERRGG, from the coding sequence ATGTCTGCCACCATCTATTTGCACTGGACGGCCACCCCCTACAACTGGGTGCGCAGCGGCCTGTACCACTCGATCATCGGCGGTGATGGCCAGGTGCATCGCCTGCACAGCTATGGCGCCGACCTGCCCGCCCACACCTGGCGGCGTAACACCAATGCAGTGGCGCTTAGCTGTGCCTGCATGGGCGGCCGGCCAGACCCGTGGACCATTCCGCCCGCCAAGCCCCAGCTGGAATCCCTCTGCCAGGAGGCCGCTGCAGTAGCCCGCAGCTGGGGCTGGAGTGCCGATCAGATCAGCATTCAGCGGCTGATGACCCACGCCGAGGCGGCCGCCAACCGCGACGGCCGCGTGATGCACGACAACTACGGGCCGGTGATCTGGGGCGGCACCGGTGAACGCTGGGATCTGCTGCAGTTGGAGAAGGGCGGCCCGCCTACCGGCGGCGAGCAGCTGCGCGAGCGGGTGCGCCAGCTCCTGAGTGGGGAGGCTGCCTCGGGGCCAGCGCCGCTGCAGTTTCGCCGTGCCGGCAGCATTGAGGCTCGCGGCTTGCCGCTGGCCACCGAGATCGATGCCAATGGCAGCAGCTGGGCCCTGGCCACCGCCCTGCTGGAGCGCTACGAATTGCCCTTCCAGTGGGATGCCAGCCATCGCCGCATCCTGGTGGGTGCCCTTGATGTGGTGCCTCGCTTTCAAGACGATGCGGTGCAGGCCTCGGTGGGCTGGCCCCTGTTTGAGATGACCCTCGAGCGCAGCAGCGCCCCTGTGATCCTGCGGGGCATCGTGCGCCAAAACCGCGCCTGGTGCCGGGTGCTGGAATTTGCCGAGGAGCTTGGCATCAGCTTGGCCTACGACCCCTTCCGCCTGCTGGAGCGGCGGGGTGGTTAG
- a CDS encoding type II toxin-antitoxin system Phd/YefM family antitoxin, translating to MDAISYSTARAHLAGTMNKVCENHEPVVITRRGEPAVVMLSLADYKAMEETTFLLRSPANAQRLLRSIACLNGGGGEEHDLLPCD from the coding sequence ATGGACGCGATCTCCTACAGCACCGCCCGTGCCCATTTGGCGGGCACGATGAACAAGGTGTGTGAAAACCATGAACCAGTAGTGATCACACGCCGCGGCGAGCCCGCCGTGGTGATGCTCTCCCTAGCCGATTACAAGGCAATGGAGGAAACCACCTTTCTCCTGCGCAGCCCGGCCAACGCCCAGCGCCTGCTCCGCTCTATCGCCTGCCTGAACGGCGGTGGCGGAGAAGAACACGATCTACTGCCGTGCGACTGA
- a CDS encoding Txe/YoeB family addiction module toxin, whose translation MRLIFSPEAWEDYMHWQQHDRKILQRINRLINEIRRDPFAGIGKPEPLRHALTCYWSRRIDAEHRIVYSINAGDLLIAQLRHHY comes from the coding sequence GTGCGACTGATTTTCTCCCCAGAGGCCTGGGAGGACTACATGCACTGGCAGCAACACGATCGCAAGATCCTGCAGCGCATCAACCGACTGATCAACGAGATCCGCCGAGATCCCTTCGCGGGGATCGGCAAACCCGAGCCCCTTCGCCACGCCCTAACCTGCTACTGGTCGCGGCGCATCGACGCTGAACATCGCATCGTCTACTCCATCAACGCGGGCGACCTGCTGATCGCCCAGCTCCGTCACCACTACTGA
- a CDS encoding ATP-binding protein gives MEDNLLRLLRQKLVDGITMPLPVLTRRDTWIPRVAGKVLAVIGMRRSGKTSLLWQELGDRLANPGMERSGLPWVSLEDERLIGAGPELLDAYLEIWFSLHPQWRQPQPGKLRPCLFLDEVQVIPGWEGFVRRVIDTEPLDVVVSGSSAQMLSAEIATNLRGRAVETLLWPFSFREALRHQRLEPSITAEHWSSAERSSLQHQLERYLLEGGFPEVQGLDARSRRSLLLSYVDSTVLRDVMERHNIRNPLALQWLVRQLLAHAGGAFSVNKLHQAMRSQGLAISREHLTELVQHLEQAFLITSLVAGGGSLRRTQSLPRKIYPIDPGLIPLYDRSGRANLGHALETVVMVELRRRGAELSYLRSESGREVDALALLPDGQKLLVQVCASLHDADTREREVTSLLELADTPTGRSAEPVLISLDARPPDLGDAARRLRWRPAIDWLLDDQT, from the coding sequence ATGGAAGACAACCTTCTGCGTTTGCTGCGGCAGAAGCTGGTGGATGGCATCACCATGCCCTTGCCCGTGCTCACACGCCGCGACACCTGGATCCCGCGCGTAGCCGGCAAGGTGCTGGCGGTGATCGGCATGCGCCGCAGCGGCAAGACCAGCCTGCTCTGGCAGGAGCTCGGCGATCGCCTGGCGAACCCGGGTATGGAGCGCTCGGGCCTTCCTTGGGTCAGCCTCGAGGATGAACGCCTGATCGGCGCCGGCCCTGAGCTGCTCGACGCCTACCTGGAGATCTGGTTTTCCCTGCATCCCCAGTGGCGGCAGCCGCAGCCAGGGAAGCTTCGGCCCTGCCTGTTCCTCGATGAGGTGCAGGTGATCCCCGGCTGGGAAGGGTTTGTGCGCCGGGTGATCGACACCGAACCCCTCGATGTTGTGGTGAGCGGTTCCTCCGCCCAGATGTTGTCGGCAGAGATTGCCACCAACCTGCGCGGTCGGGCCGTGGAAACCCTGCTGTGGCCGTTCAGCTTTCGGGAGGCCCTACGGCATCAGCGGTTGGAGCCCAGCATCACAGCCGAGCACTGGTCGAGCGCAGAGCGGTCTTCGCTTCAGCACCAGCTGGAGCGCTATCTGCTCGAGGGTGGTTTTCCCGAGGTGCAGGGCCTCGATGCTCGCAGCCGCCGATCACTGCTGCTCAGCTATGTCGACAGCACGGTGCTGCGCGATGTGATGGAGCGGCACAACATTCGCAACCCTCTAGCCTTGCAGTGGCTGGTGCGTCAGCTGCTGGCCCATGCCGGTGGTGCTTTCAGTGTGAACAAATTGCACCAAGCCATGCGCTCCCAGGGCCTGGCCATCAGCCGGGAGCACCTCACAGAGTTGGTGCAGCATCTGGAGCAGGCCTTTCTGATCACCAGCCTGGTGGCGGGGGGCGGCTCCCTGCGCCGCACGCAGAGTCTGCCCCGCAAGATCTACCCGATCGATCCGGGCCTGATCCCGCTCTACGACCGCAGCGGCCGAGCCAACCTTGGCCATGCCCTGGAAACCGTGGTGATGGTGGAACTGCGGCGTCGCGGCGCAGAACTCTCTTACCTGCGCAGTGAGAGCGGACGCGAGGTGGATGCCCTGGCGTTGCTGCCCGATGGCCAGAAGCTGCTGGTACAGGTGTGTGCCAGCCTCCACGACGCCGACACACGCGAGCGGGAAGTCACCTCTTTACTGGAGCTGGCCGACACACCGACAGGCCGCTCTGCAGAGCCTGTGTTGATCAGCCTCGATGCTCGGCCGCCCGATCTTGGCGACGCCGCTCGTCGGCTGCGCTGGCGACCCGCCATTGACTGGCTGTTGGATGACCAGACCTGA
- a CDS encoding prepilin-type N-terminal cleavage/methylation domain-containing protein: MKAIAKANARGFSLVELLLALLIGCSLSGLLLQAVLAELTSGQRFARVLRERAVARRTLELVRGDLLQARGLADPAALAPACNLAGRSVVLHLDTASGPITYSLGKPAEPIWRGQVLMRCGPAYGLHGELGSGAAQNRVVLDALAASAGFRAQPAGAGVLQLELAQAWADGGRLSSRLPVAIGAN, encoded by the coding sequence ATGAAAGCGATTGCCAAGGCAAACGCCAGGGGCTTTTCCCTGGTGGAGCTGCTGCTTGCTCTTTTGATTGGTTGCTCGCTAAGCGGGCTGCTTTTGCAGGCTGTTTTGGCCGAGCTCACTAGCGGTCAGCGCTTTGCGCGGGTGCTGCGCGAGCGGGCCGTGGCCCGGCGCACGCTGGAGCTGGTGCGGGGCGACCTGCTTCAAGCCCGGGGCCTCGCTGATCCGGCCGCGCTGGCGCCGGCCTGCAACCTGGCGGGCCGCAGCGTGGTGCTGCATCTCGATACGGCCTCTGGCCCGATCACCTATTCATTAGGTAAGCCGGCTGAACCGATCTGGCGGGGCCAGGTGCTGATGCGCTGCGGACCGGCCTATGGCCTGCATGGCGAGCTGGGCAGCGGCGCAGCCCAAAACCGGGTGGTGCTCGATGCCCTGGCGGCCAGCGCTGGCTTCCGGGCCCAGCCCGCTGGCGCGGGGGTGCTGCAGCTGGAATTGGCGCAGGCCTGGGCCGATGGGGGGCGGCTGAGCTCCCGCTTGCCGGTGGCCATTGGGGCAAATTAA
- a CDS encoding GspH/FimT family pseudopilin — protein sequence MDPNLQRSRAMRRFEQSQASSGFSLAELLVAVAVLGLLTSLAIDGGQRSLARMRVEAASRRLGVGLEAARRQAQSHGQPCALELGASGWSEPSGGSLAGCLAAVVASSEQQDSDAVTLQHNLPGALRFSSNGLILDGGTVVIAAPGTELRRCLVVSLPLGVSRLGRYTGPLDGPPSSSACLADGAL from the coding sequence GTGGATCCCAACCTGCAGCGGAGCCGAGCGATGCGGCGCTTTGAGCAAAGCCAGGCCAGCTCAGGCTTCAGCCTGGCCGAGCTCCTGGTGGCGGTGGCGGTGCTGGGCTTGCTGACCAGCCTGGCCATAGATGGCGGCCAACGCAGCCTGGCCCGAATGCGGGTGGAGGCGGCCAGCCGCCGGCTCGGGGTGGGCCTGGAGGCTGCGCGCCGGCAAGCCCAGAGCCATGGCCAGCCCTGTGCTCTTGAGCTCGGTGCCAGCGGTTGGAGCGAACCCAGTGGCGGCAGCCTGGCCGGCTGTCTGGCGGCAGTGGTGGCCAGCAGCGAGCAGCAAGACAGCGACGCCGTGACGCTCCAGCACAACCTGCCCGGGGCCCTGCGTTTCAGCAGCAACGGACTGATTCTCGATGGCGGCACGGTGGTGATCGCTGCGCCTGGCACGGAACTGCGCCGCTGCCTGGTGGTGTCGCTGCCGCTGGGGGTGAGCCGCTTGGGTCGCTACACCGGCCCCCTGGACGGCCCACCCAGCAGCAGTGCCTGCCTTGCCGATGGGGCACTATGA
- a CDS encoding putative bifunctional diguanylate cyclase/phosphodiesterase, with product MRKPLLLALLLLTAVLAWYLGRDLLVFAALLAVVLLVRAKVMLERRRQNLRELQLEQTSSRRLRQTSRNLDAVLQQLGMPPDSFKRSEINFKVNQLASRIEWLLESARSLALLDSLTQLPNRRHFIEQVQIESARSKRSRKRFAVLFIDVDKFKAINDTYGHATGDRALVAVSQRLKDTIRAGDFLSRLGGDEFAVLMDLSAIKNNSEQTLKAHAHLFACRIMAMFEELANLDNVSIDIDISIGVNVVDPDSSDPEAILRQSDLAMDQAKSQQHARVAVFDVATAKGGYDDYQLYADLKDALRQGGLSMAFQPVVDGEKRLRGVEALARWRHPSRGIIGPDVFLDIAERYRMMRELGEHLFQLSLDGFLALDGALQQPGLRLSSNVSPSQLSDPQLQARLLGMLERTGVDPKRVTLEITEASILDRSATTEANLQALRAAGIELSLDDFGTGYSSLNLINTLQPNEIKIDRSFVLALHTDPYARQIVEVIAGMSTQMPLHLVAEGVEDEATFQALRKLGIQYFQGYLFSKPLPVAELAACYGAAISAGT from the coding sequence GTGCGCAAGCCATTGCTACTGGCGCTGCTACTGCTCACGGCAGTGCTGGCCTGGTACCTGGGCCGCGACCTATTGGTGTTCGCCGCGCTGCTGGCAGTTGTGCTGCTGGTGCGCGCCAAAGTGATGCTGGAGCGGCGGCGCCAAAACCTACGCGAACTGCAGCTCGAGCAGACCTCAAGCCGGCGGCTGCGGCAGACCAGCCGCAACCTCGATGCGGTGCTGCAGCAGCTGGGCATGCCGCCCGACAGCTTTAAGCGCAGTGAGATCAACTTCAAGGTGAACCAGCTGGCCAGCCGCATAGAGTGGCTGCTGGAATCAGCGCGGTCGCTTGCGCTACTAGATTCACTCACCCAGCTGCCAAATCGGCGTCATTTCATTGAGCAGGTGCAGATCGAATCTGCCCGCTCAAAGCGCTCGCGTAAGCGCTTTGCGGTGTTGTTTATTGATGTCGATAAGTTCAAAGCGATCAACGACACCTACGGCCACGCCACCGGCGACCGGGCCCTGGTGGCGGTTTCGCAACGGCTCAAAGACACGATTCGGGCTGGCGATTTCCTCTCCCGCCTGGGTGGCGATGAATTTGCGGTGTTGATGGATCTCTCGGCGATTAAGAACAACTCGGAGCAAACCCTCAAGGCCCACGCCCATTTGTTTGCCTGCCGAATCATGGCGATGTTTGAGGAGCTAGCCAACCTCGACAATGTCAGCATCGATATCGATATCAGCATTGGTGTAAATGTGGTAGATCCCGACTCCAGCGATCCAGAAGCCATATTGCGCCAGTCAGACCTGGCGATGGATCAAGCCAAGAGCCAGCAACACGCCCGGGTAGCCGTATTCGATGTAGCCACTGCCAAGGGCGGCTACGACGACTACCAGCTCTACGCCGACCTCAAAGATGCCCTGCGCCAAGGCGGCTTGAGCATGGCTTTTCAGCCGGTGGTGGATGGGGAGAAAAGGCTGCGCGGCGTAGAAGCCCTGGCCCGCTGGCGCCACCCCAGCCGGGGCATCATCGGCCCGGATGTGTTTCTTGATATCGCCGAGCGCTACCGGATGATGCGGGAACTTGGTGAGCACCTTTTCCAGCTGAGCCTCGATGGCTTCCTTGCCCTTGATGGCGCCCTGCAGCAGCCCGGGCTGAGGCTCTCCAGCAACGTGAGCCCGTCGCAATTAAGTGATCCCCAGCTGCAGGCTCGGCTGCTGGGCATGCTGGAGCGCACCGGCGTCGATCCCAAAAGGGTGACCCTGGAGATAACAGAGGCATCAATTCTGGATCGCTCCGCCACCACCGAAGCAAATCTGCAGGCCTTACGCGCCGCGGGCATCGAGCTATCGCTGGATGACTTCGGCACCGGCTACTCCTCACTCAACTTGATCAATACGCTGCAGCCAAACGAGATCAAAATCGATCGCTCCTTTGTACTGGCTCTGCATACCGATCCATACGCCCGCCAGATCGTCGAAGTAATCGCCGGCATGTCCACCCAGATGCCCCTGCACCTAGTAGCCGAAGGAGTAGAAGATGAGGCAACCTTCCAAGCCCTGCGCAAACTGGGCATTCAATACTTCCAAGGCTATTTATTCAGCAAACCCCTACCCGTTGCAGAGCTCGCCGCTTGCTACGGCGCAGCCATTAGTGCTGGCACCTAG
- a CDS encoding DUF2887 domain-containing protein — MLSDKLFFWLFQNNPDRILSLVEGLPADAAGYTFSAPALKEREYRLDGQFCNRSPASMLGE; from the coding sequence ATGCTCTCCGACAAGCTGTTCTTCTGGCTGTTCCAGAACAATCCCGACCGGATCCTCTCGCTAGTTGAGGGGCTTCCTGCTGATGCCGCCGGTTACACCTTTTCAGCACCCGCACTGAAAGAGCGCGAATATCGACTCGACGGTCAATTCTGCAACAGGAGCCCAGCATCAATGCTTGGCGAGTAG
- a CDS encoding DUF4351 domain-containing protein, whose protein sequence is MRQQAAAKSIPWTAELDDVIAAILVTRFPTRSIPEVCAMGGITVEDFTQSRIYKEIVGIGFAEGEARGKAIGEARVTLRLLSRRCGPLNADTTAQIEALPLEQLEALAEALLDIQGPDDLAAWFAALS, encoded by the coding sequence TTGCGTCAGCAAGCGGCAGCCAAGAGCATTCCCTGGACAGCGGAGCTCGATGATGTGATCGCCGCTATCTTGGTGACACGCTTTCCAACCCGATCTATCCCGGAGGTATGCGCCATGGGCGGCATCACCGTTGAAGACTTCACCCAAAGCCGCATCTACAAAGAGATCGTGGGCATTGGCTTCGCCGAAGGAGAAGCGCGAGGCAAAGCAATCGGCGAAGCCCGCGTCACCCTGCGTCTGCTGAGCCGGCGCTGCGGCCCATTGAACGCCGACACCACTGCCCAGATCGAGGCACTGCCGCTGGAGCAACTCGAGGCACTGGCGGAAGCCCTGCTCGATATTCAGGGGCCGGACGACCTGGCCGCCTGGTTCGCGGCACTCTCCTGA
- the lepA gene encoding translation elongation factor 4, with protein MTDVPVQRIRNFCIIAHIDHGKSTLADRLLQDTGTVAARDMQAQFLDNMELERERGITIKLQPARMEYTAADGEVYILNLIDTPGHVDFSYEVSRSLQACEGALLVVDASQGVEAQTLANVYLALENNLEIIPVLNKIDLPGADADRIAEEIEAIIGLDCSNAIHCSAKTGLGVPAILQAVVDRVPAPADKVAEPLRALIFDSYYDAYRGVIVYFRVISGSISKRDKVLLMASGKVVELDEVGVMAPDQRQVDSLHAGEVGYMAASIKAVADARVGDTITLASNPAAEPLPGYTEAKPMVFCGLFPTDADQYPDLREALDKLQLSDAALKYEPETSSAMGFGFRCGFLGLLHMEIVQERLEREYNLDLIVTAPSVIYQVNMLDNTIMMVDNPATLPDPQKRESIEEPYVKLEIYTPNIYNGALMELCQERRGEFIDMKYITTDRVTLHYEMPLAEVVTDFFDQMKSRTKGYASMEYSLIGYRKNELVRLDVLINAEKADPLTTIVHRDKAYNVGKGLVEKLKELIPRQQFKIPIQASIGSRIIASESISAMRKDVLAKCYGGDISRKKKLLQKQAKGKKRMKAMGKVDVPQEAFMAVLKLNQ; from the coding sequence ATGACTGACGTTCCCGTTCAGCGGATCCGTAATTTTTGCATCATCGCCCACATCGACCATGGGAAATCAACCCTGGCCGACCGGCTCCTGCAGGATACGGGCACCGTTGCGGCTCGCGATATGCAGGCGCAGTTTCTCGACAACATGGAGCTGGAGCGCGAACGCGGCATCACCATCAAGCTCCAGCCCGCCCGCATGGAATACACCGCGGCCGATGGCGAGGTCTACATCCTCAACCTGATTGATACCCCTGGGCACGTCGACTTCTCCTACGAAGTAAGCCGTTCATTGCAGGCTTGTGAAGGCGCCCTGCTGGTAGTAGATGCCAGCCAGGGGGTGGAAGCCCAAACCCTGGCCAATGTCTACCTGGCCCTTGAAAACAATCTTGAGATCATTCCTGTTCTCAACAAGATCGATCTGCCTGGTGCTGATGCAGACCGCATCGCTGAAGAAATTGAGGCAATTATCGGGCTCGACTGCTCCAATGCAATCCATTGCTCGGCCAAAACAGGCCTCGGAGTGCCTGCAATCCTCCAGGCTGTGGTGGATCGGGTTCCGGCTCCCGCCGACAAAGTGGCCGAGCCGCTGCGGGCCCTGATATTCGACTCCTACTACGACGCCTACCGGGGCGTGATCGTGTATTTCCGCGTGATCTCCGGCTCGATTAGCAAGCGCGACAAGGTGCTGCTGATGGCCAGCGGCAAGGTGGTGGAACTGGATGAGGTGGGCGTGATGGCGCCCGATCAGCGCCAGGTGGATTCACTCCATGCTGGCGAGGTGGGTTACATGGCCGCCTCGATCAAGGCCGTGGCCGATGCCCGTGTTGGCGACACCATCACGCTGGCATCAAATCCTGCCGCTGAGCCGCTGCCCGGTTACACCGAGGCCAAGCCCATGGTGTTCTGCGGCCTGTTTCCCACCGATGCTGACCAATACCCTGATCTGCGCGAAGCCCTAGACAAGCTCCAGCTCTCTGATGCCGCGCTCAAATATGAGCCGGAAACCAGCAGCGCCATGGGCTTTGGTTTCCGTTGCGGCTTCCTCGGCTTGCTGCACATGGAAATCGTGCAGGAGCGGCTGGAGCGGGAATACAACCTTGATTTGATCGTTACCGCGCCATCGGTGATCTATCAGGTGAACATGCTCGATAACACCATCATGATGGTGGACAATCCAGCCACCCTGCCTGACCCGCAAAAGCGTGAATCCATAGAAGAGCCCTATGTGAAGCTCGAAATTTATACCCCGAATATCTATAACGGCGCCTTGATGGAGCTGTGCCAGGAGCGGCGCGGTGAATTCATCGATATGAAATACATCACCACCGATCGGGTAACCCTCCACTACGAGATGCCGCTGGCTGAGGTGGTTACAGACTTCTTTGACCAGATGAAGTCGCGCACCAAGGGCTATGCCTCAATGGAATACAGCCTGATCGGCTACCGCAAAAATGAGTTGGTGCGCCTTGATGTATTGATAAATGCCGAAAAGGCCGATCCCCTCACCACGATTGTGCATCGCGATAAGGCCTACAACGTGGGTAAGGGTTTGGTGGAGAAACTCAAGGAGCTGATCCCCCGCCAGCAATTCAAGATTCCGATCCAGGCATCGATCGGTAGCCGCATCATTGCCTCCGAAAGCATCAGTGCCATGCGTAAAGATGTGCTTGCCAAATGCTATGGCGGTGACATCTCCCGCAAGAAAAAGTTGCTGCAAAAGCAAGCCAAGGGCAAAAAGCGCATGAAGGCCATGGGCAAAGTCGACGTGCCCCAAGAAGCCTTCATGGCCGTGCTCAAGCTGAACCAGTAG
- a CDS encoding NifU family protein, whose protein sequence is MSSETTSAAPAQDPHALTLENVERTLDELRPYLMADGGNVEVVEIDGPIVKVRLQGACGSCPSSTMTLKMGIERKLREAIPEVSEVIQVI, encoded by the coding sequence ATGAGCAGCGAAACCACTAGCGCAGCCCCCGCCCAAGACCCCCACGCCCTGACGCTGGAAAACGTGGAGCGCACCCTCGATGAGCTGCGCCCCTACCTAATGGCCGACGGCGGCAACGTGGAAGTGGTGGAAATCGACGGCCCGATCGTGAAAGTGCGCCTGCAGGGCGCCTGCGGCAGCTGCCCGAGCAGCACGATGACGCTCAAGATGGGGATTGAGCGCAAGCTAAGGGAGGCGATTCCCGAGGTGAGCGAGGTCATTCAAGTTATATAA
- a CDS encoding type IV pilus modification PilV family protein, whose translation MTFPQRVQRRLRELHPQERGGFLVEALVVSVIVTVALLGTLSVFNISSQLRNRAGERSQLNDAIDADLAAIEDRAADLTCCTGVCRLGLAGVTTDNTAPFTQPCNTANRRDDRYFYPQLDSDTLTAGSEAETVDALCREPVRGIISDAVLIEFNTIPVNGALTTGGGARAPIVRLNSVQNQLGNQNILQVTYTDTNSGNAVVRVARVVPPMARFCP comes from the coding sequence GTGACCTTCCCACAGCGCGTGCAGCGGCGCCTCCGGGAGCTGCATCCCCAGGAACGGGGTGGCTTTCTGGTTGAGGCGTTGGTGGTGAGCGTGATCGTGACCGTTGCCCTGCTCGGCACACTCAGCGTGTTCAATATTTCCTCCCAGCTGCGCAATCGGGCAGGTGAACGCAGCCAACTCAACGACGCCATCGACGCCGATCTGGCAGCCATTGAGGATCGGGCTGCAGACCTCACCTGTTGCACCGGAGTGTGCAGGCTGGGCTTGGCCGGCGTGACCACAGACAACACGGCCCCCTTCACCCAGCCGTGCAACACCGCCAATCGACGCGACGATCGCTATTTCTACCCTCAACTTGATTCGGATACTCTGACTGCCGGCAGTGAGGCGGAAACCGTGGATGCCCTCTGCCGGGAACCCGTGCGCGGAATCATCAGCGATGCCGTGTTGATCGAGTTCAACACCATCCCGGTCAATGGCGCCCTCACGACAGGCGGTGGCGCCCGGGCTCCGATCGTGCGCCTCAACAGCGTTCAGAACCAGCTGGGCAATCAGAACATCCTTCAGGTCACTTACACCGACACCAACAGCGGGAACGCGGTCGTGCGCGTCGCGCGCGTGGTGCCCCCCATGGCCCGCTTCTGCCCATGA
- a CDS encoding prepilin-type N-terminal cleavage/methylation domain-containing protein: MTRPRPPSSGFSLPEMLITVVILGVIAAIGTDSLVNLARRERANSVTTELTGWLDQVSRDASRFNAQAGGALCTVTISTGTVAVGAQLARIEPAACASQNILTLSDLYANNASATITGTPSQFVFTPRGTLSTTTNAALPNGQVLININVNNERPLRCIRLVGLIGVLEVGRNNAAATGACTEWGRV; encoded by the coding sequence ATGACGCGTCCTCGACCTCCCAGCAGCGGCTTCAGCCTTCCGGAAATGTTGATCACGGTGGTGATCCTCGGCGTGATCGCTGCCATTGGAACCGACTCCCTGGTGAACCTCGCCCGGCGCGAGCGCGCCAACTCTGTGACCACCGAACTGACGGGTTGGCTCGATCAGGTGAGTCGCGATGCCAGCCGCTTCAATGCCCAGGCCGGTGGCGCCCTCTGCACCGTGACCATCAGCACCGGCACCGTAGCCGTCGGAGCCCAGCTGGCCAGGATCGAACCCGCTGCCTGCGCCTCCCAAAACATCCTCACGCTGTCGGACCTCTACGCCAACAACGCCAGCGCCACTATCACCGGCACCCCATCCCAGTTTGTGTTCACCCCACGCGGCACCCTCTCCACCACCACCAACGCCGCTCTTCCCAACGGCCAGGTGCTGATCAACATCAACGTGAACAATGAGCGTCCCCTCCGGTGCATACGCCTAGTGGGCCTGATCGGGGTGCTGGAGGTGGGGCGCAACAACGCGGCCGCAACGGGTGCCTGCACCGAGTGGGGTCGGGTGTAA